A part of Pseudomonadota bacterium genomic DNA contains:
- a CDS encoding ABC transporter substrate-binding protein, producing the protein MWGISIREGRLMWSTPYCSALVAAAVRSTLFVGLVAMTQAASAQAPGAGALAASGLVGKLEGAQLVLDPALRPSRYQEAPALGEMVKAGRLPAVGERLPADPLVIRPLRETGRYGGTWRRGFIGPADGENGNRINASDKLVFWDATGTKIVPSLAKSWQTSADGRTLTLTLRRGLKWSDGAPFNADDFVFWFEDLYSNKDIVPVPVADMSINGKPGRVVKIADDTVAFQFDDPYYLFLDILAGDTPIGGGQSARQSQNYTYGAYAPAHYLKKFLPKYSSEQLVTQAAKAEGFETWVRMLHFKKDWLLNPELPTVGPWHMQRPINTLNWVLERNPYYWAVDTEGNQLPYIDRIVMTLAQDTEVLNLRAIAGEYDMQERNVDLGKLPVLLENRQKADYSIHLDLAFNGSDTTLHLNQSYAADPEIARWLTNVDFRRALSLGIDREQLNETFWLGTGIAGSIAPAEATPFSPGADWRKKWSTYDPVRANGMLDALGLAKRDGDGFRLRADNGEKLRLQVTAVKALLPWPQQAEMIAQQWKKIGIQADVREMERSLAITQTRNNEHQVFVWTNGGTEMLYLYPQLAIPVIPNESYMGPQIAIWFGSGGKQGVEPKDPQMQRALALFRSASGQDAIGRENTAKEIWKILVDQQYSIGTVGQSPAFMGVRLVSNRLGNIPERACIAQHCRTPGSSHPETWFFKN; encoded by the coding sequence ATGTGGGGCATCTCCATCCGCGAGGGCAGGCTCATGTGGTCGACACCCTATTGCAGCGCTCTTGTCGCCGCGGCCGTTCGATCCACCTTGTTCGTCGGGCTCGTGGCGATGACGCAAGCGGCAAGCGCGCAGGCGCCGGGCGCAGGCGCGCTTGCCGCCTCTGGCCTCGTCGGCAAGCTCGAAGGCGCTCAGCTCGTGCTCGACCCGGCTTTGCGGCCAAGCCGCTACCAGGAGGCGCCAGCCCTCGGCGAGATGGTGAAGGCGGGACGCCTGCCGGCGGTCGGTGAGCGGCTGCCGGCAGATCCGCTGGTGATCAGGCCGCTGAGGGAGACCGGCCGCTACGGAGGCACCTGGAGGCGTGGTTTCATCGGTCCGGCCGATGGCGAGAACGGCAACCGCATCAACGCCTCGGACAAGCTCGTGTTTTGGGATGCAACGGGCACCAAGATCGTGCCCAGCTTGGCTAAGAGCTGGCAAACGAGCGCGGATGGCCGCACCCTCACGCTCACCTTGCGCCGAGGCCTGAAATGGTCCGACGGCGCGCCGTTCAACGCCGACGACTTCGTCTTCTGGTTCGAAGATCTCTACTCCAACAAGGATATCGTCCCGGTCCCGGTTGCGGACATGTCGATCAACGGAAAGCCTGGCCGCGTCGTCAAGATTGCCGACGACACTGTGGCCTTCCAGTTCGATGATCCTTACTACCTCTTCCTCGATATCCTCGCGGGTGACACGCCGATCGGCGGCGGGCAATCGGCACGGCAGTCGCAGAACTATACCTACGGCGCCTATGCGCCTGCGCACTACCTGAAGAAGTTTCTGCCGAAATACTCCTCCGAGCAGCTGGTGACCCAGGCGGCGAAGGCCGAGGGCTTCGAGACCTGGGTCAGGATGCTGCATTTCAAGAAGGACTGGCTGCTCAATCCCGAGCTGCCCACGGTCGGTCCTTGGCACATGCAAAGGCCGATCAACACTCTCAACTGGGTGCTCGAGCGCAACCCTTATTATTGGGCCGTCGACACCGAAGGCAATCAACTGCCCTATATCGACCGCATCGTGATGACACTGGCCCAGGACACCGAGGTCCTGAATCTACGCGCCATCGCCGGCGAGTACGACATGCAGGAGCGCAATGTCGACCTCGGCAAGCTGCCGGTGCTGCTCGAGAACCGACAGAAGGCCGATTACTCCATCCACCTCGATCTCGCCTTCAACGGCTCCGATACGACGCTGCACCTGAACCAGAGCTATGCCGCCGACCCGGAAATCGCCAGATGGCTGACCAATGTCGATTTTCGGCGCGCCTTGTCGCTCGGCATCGATCGCGAGCAGCTGAATGAGACGTTCTGGCTCGGAACCGGCATAGCCGGATCGATCGCGCCGGCGGAGGCGACGCCCTTCAGCCCCGGTGCGGACTGGCGCAAGAAGTGGTCGACCTACGACCCGGTGCGAGCCAACGGAATGTTGGATGCGCTCGGGCTTGCGAAGCGGGACGGCGATGGCTTCCGGCTGCGGGCCGACAATGGCGAAAAGCTTCGTCTGCAGGTGACCGCAGTCAAGGCCCTGCTGCCATGGCCGCAACAGGCCGAGATGATCGCCCAGCAATGGAAGAAGATCGGCATTCAGGCCGATGTTCGCGAGATGGAGCGCAGCCTCGCCATCACGCAGACGCGGAACAATGAGCATCAGGTCTTCGTGTGGACCAATGGCGGAACCGAGATGCTCTATCTTTATCCGCAGCTGGCGATCCCGGTCATACCGAACGAGTCGTACATGGGGCCCCAGATCGCCATCTGGTTTGGCAGCGGCGGCAAGCAAGGCGTCGAGCCGAAGGATCCCCAGATGCAGCGTGCCCTCGCTCTGTTCCGGTCGGCCTCCGGACAGGACGCTATCGGGCGGGAGAACACGGCGAAGGAGATCTGGAAGATCCTCGTCGATCAGCAATACAGCATCGGTACGGTCGGCCAGTCTCCGGCGTTTATGGGTGTCCGCCTGGTCAGCAACCGCCTCGGCAACATTCCGGAGCGCGCCTGCATTGCTCAGCACTGCCGCACGCCGGGCAGCTCGCATCCGGAGACATGGTTTTTCAAGAACTAG
- a CDS encoding SET domain-containing protein-lysine N-methyltransferase → MLLVPTYVAPSRIHGLGLFAVERVPVRTKMWAFQPGLDAFVPDELYQRLPEFQRTFLDHYGFRSPIWPGGVVIGFDNSRYINHSATPNTENETEFAFAARDIERDEEITCDYEVIHPEGTWAAAVDHSPRLG, encoded by the coding sequence ATGCTCCTGGTCCCGACTTATGTGGCGCCGAGCCGAATTCATGGCTTGGGCCTTTTCGCGGTCGAGCGCGTTCCGGTCCGCACGAAGATGTGGGCCTTCCAGCCCGGTCTTGATGCCTTCGTTCCCGACGAGCTCTACCAGCGTCTGCCGGAGTTTCAACGGACCTTTCTCGATCATTACGGCTTCCGCTCGCCAATCTGGCCGGGTGGAGTGGTCATCGGCTTCGACAATTCCCGCTACATCAATCACAGCGCGACACCCAATACGGAAAACGAAACGGAATTTGCTTTCGCCGCCCGCGACATCGAAAGGGACGAAGAGATCACTTGCGACTATGAGGTGATCCATCCCGAGGGCACCTGGGCGGCCGCCGTCGACCACTCCCCCAGGCTCGGCTAG
- a CDS encoding response regulator transcription factor, giving the protein MTTAAQAHAQLLVVDDDPEIAKLVQTYLSQHGFDVDRAINAARARELLERKAYQLAIVDLLMPGEDGLDLTRHIRATYDIGIIILSGQVESIDQVAALETGADDYLTKPVPLRALLARVRSVLRRLAPMPIAGRSQPARLTKFAEWTLDQDRRCLVDADGTDTTLTASEFTLLLAFLNHANRVLDRDQLLDLVRGRDSTPFDRTVDVLVGRLRGKIERDRSKPALIRTIRGAGYMLVADVGVVAV; this is encoded by the coding sequence ATGACCACTGCGGCTCAAGCCCACGCCCAATTGCTCGTCGTCGACGACGATCCGGAGATCGCCAAGCTGGTCCAGACCTATCTCAGCCAGCACGGCTTCGACGTAGACCGGGCGATCAACGCCGCCCGCGCGCGGGAGCTGCTGGAACGCAAGGCCTATCAACTGGCCATCGTCGATCTGCTGATGCCGGGTGAAGACGGCTTGGACCTCACCCGGCATATTCGCGCCACTTACGACATCGGCATCATCATTCTCTCCGGCCAGGTCGAGTCGATCGACCAAGTAGCGGCATTGGAGACTGGGGCCGACGACTACTTGACCAAGCCCGTGCCGTTGCGCGCGCTCTTGGCGCGTGTCCGCAGCGTTCTGCGCCGGCTGGCTCCCATGCCTATCGCCGGCAGATCGCAACCTGCGCGGCTCACGAAGTTCGCCGAATGGACGCTCGACCAGGATCGGCGATGTCTGGTGGACGCCGACGGCACGGACACGACGCTGACCGCCTCGGAATTCACGCTGCTGCTGGCCTTCCTCAACCATGCCAACCGGGTGCTCGATCGCGATCAGCTCCTGGACCTGGTTCGCGGCCGCGATTCCACACCGTTCGACCGCACCGTCGACGTGCTCGTCGGCCGGCTTCGCGGCAAGATCGAGCGGGATCGCAGCAAGCCGGCGCTCATCCGGACGATCCGCGGTGCCGGCTACATGCTGGTGGCCGACGTGGGCGTGGTCGCCGTCTAG
- a CDS encoding mandelate racemase/muconate lactonizing enzyme family protein, with amino-acid sequence MPTRIEAVDLFYVSMPVVEDISDGSQDALLVRVAAGGKVGWGECEASPLTSIASWVAPMSHGFCHPLRASVLGERLDSIADIQRINALVKRRSLDILQTDHTLSGIDEALWDLLGKRRGEPVWKLLGYRKSWPKTPYASQLFGNTPQQTLRKARKVRKAGYRATKFGWGRFGTGTVKQDADHLMAAREGLGPDGILLVDAGCVFADDVKAAARRLAALSRARATWYEEPMDRHAFAEYKALSRLARGGVKLAGGEGAYTFHMAKQMIDFAGIGFVQIDAGRIGGITPAKAVADYAKAKGVTFVNHTFTSHLQLTASLQPYAGLREHELCEYPVELKPVAWAITKNHLLLDRNGQVAAPDAPGLGVEIDVRRLRPYLVDVMMSIGGKLLYKTPRLRA; translated from the coding sequence ATGCCGACGAGGATCGAGGCGGTTGATCTGTTCTACGTCTCCATGCCGGTGGTCGAGGATATCAGCGATGGCAGCCAAGATGCGCTCTTAGTTCGCGTCGCCGCCGGCGGCAAAGTCGGCTGGGGCGAGTGCGAGGCCTCGCCGCTGACCTCGATCGCGAGCTGGGTTGCGCCGATGTCCCATGGTTTTTGCCATCCGCTCCGTGCTTCCGTACTGGGCGAGCGCCTCGACTCCATCGCCGACATTCAGCGGATCAATGCGTTGGTTAAGCGGCGTTCCCTCGACATTCTGCAGACCGATCACACGCTTTCCGGCATCGATGAGGCCTTGTGGGACCTTCTCGGCAAGCGCCGGGGCGAGCCCGTATGGAAGCTGTTGGGTTACCGCAAGTCCTGGCCGAAGACGCCTTACGCCTCGCAACTCTTCGGCAATACCCCGCAGCAGACCTTGCGCAAGGCGCGCAAGGTGCGCAAGGCGGGATACAGGGCGACGAAGTTCGGTTGGGGGCGGTTCGGCACCGGGACAGTCAAGCAAGATGCCGACCACCTCATGGCGGCGCGCGAGGGTCTTGGCCCCGACGGCATTCTCCTGGTCGATGCCGGCTGCGTATTCGCCGATGACGTCAAGGCAGCAGCGCGACGGCTGGCGGCTCTCAGCCGGGCGCGGGCCACCTGGTACGAGGAGCCGATGGATCGGCATGCCTTCGCCGAATACAAGGCCCTATCCAGGCTGGCGCGCGGCGGAGTCAAGCTCGCCGGCGGCGAGGGTGCCTACACCTTTCACATGGCGAAGCAGATGATCGACTTCGCCGGGATCGGCTTCGTGCAGATCGATGCCGGCCGCATCGGCGGCATTACCCCGGCAAAGGCGGTGGCTGACTATGCCAAGGCGAAAGGCGTCACCTTCGTCAACCACACCTTCACCTCGCATCTGCAGTTGACCGCTTCGCTGCAGCCCTATGCAGGACTGCGCGAGCATGAGCTCTGCGAGTACCCGGTCGAGCTGAAGCCCGTCGCTTGGGCGATCACCAAAAATCATCTTCTCTTGGACAGGAACGGCCAGGTCGCGGCACCCGATGCGCCCGGCCTCGGCGTGGAGATCGATGTGCGCCGGCTCCGACCCTATCTCGTCGATGTGATGATGAGCATCGGCGGCAAGCTGCTCTACAAGACGCCCCGGCTCAGGGCATGA
- a CDS encoding GNAT family N-acetyltransferase → MIRGARIGDIDDLLDLEAQCFSSDRLTRRSFRHLLREGHSTTFVAVSRRVIQGYAMLLFRKGTKVGRLYSIAVDPRHRGQGVARRLMHLVEREARARDCRRLVLEVRPGNRPARRFYDEFGFRHFARKRGFYEDGVHALRLDKQLAPGRARKRGRLRRRRSP, encoded by the coding sequence ATGATCCGCGGTGCCAGGATTGGCGACATTGATGACCTGTTGGATCTCGAGGCCCAGTGCTTTTCGAGCGATCGACTGACCCGCAGAAGCTTCCGCCATCTACTCCGCGAGGGACACTCGACGACCTTCGTGGCCGTCTCTAGGCGCGTGATCCAAGGCTACGCGATGCTGCTGTTCCGCAAAGGCACGAAGGTCGGTCGGCTTTACTCGATCGCTGTCGATCCTCGCCACCGCGGACAGGGCGTCGCCCGTCGGCTAATGCATCTCGTCGAACGCGAGGCCCGCGCCCGCGATTGTCGTCGGCTCGTCCTCGAGGTCCGGCCCGGCAATCGTCCCGCGCGCCGCTTCTACGATGAGTTCGGATTCCGCCATTTCGCGCGCAAGCGCGGTTTCTACGAGGACGGCGTCCACGCGTTGCGCCTCGACAAGCAATTGGCACCTGGCCGCGCTCGCAAGCGCGGCCGACTGCGACGGAGGCGATCACCTTGA
- a CDS encoding phosphatase PAP2 family protein — protein MRKITSFFAILFLASRLLSGASVHAEGARPFITAEDLDLLVLLPPPPRNDSAQTKAELGEILILQVTRTSDMEARAKADVAQEIWRFADVMGPQYAKDALPKFARFFERVVTTEGAVNDPAKDVWKRPRPHLYSDLVKPTVPLSKSGSYPSGHATVGTLMGIVLSNMVPEKRAEIMARAWEYGHNRLVGGIHYASDIEAGRIAGSVIAATIMTRSDFQTEFAAARAELRAALGL, from the coding sequence ATGCGCAAGATCACGAGCTTCTTTGCTATCCTTTTCCTGGCATCCCGGCTGCTCTCCGGCGCCTCTGTGCATGCGGAGGGGGCAAGGCCGTTCATCACGGCCGAGGATCTAGACCTTCTCGTGCTCTTGCCGCCGCCGCCACGCAACGACTCGGCCCAGACTAAGGCCGAGCTCGGCGAGATCTTGATTCTACAGGTCACCCGCACCAGCGATATGGAAGCCCGCGCCAAGGCCGATGTCGCTCAAGAGATTTGGCGTTTTGCCGACGTCATGGGTCCGCAATACGCCAAAGATGCGTTGCCAAAGTTTGCCCGGTTCTTCGAGCGCGTGGTCACAACGGAGGGCGCAGTGAACGACCCCGCAAAGGACGTCTGGAAGCGGCCACGCCCGCATCTCTACAGCGATCTAGTGAAGCCCACGGTGCCACTCAGCAAGTCAGGCTCCTACCCTTCCGGCCATGCGACCGTCGGCACGCTCATGGGCATCGTTCTCTCCAACATGGTGCCGGAGAAGCGGGCGGAGATCATGGCGCGGGCCTGGGAGTACGGACACAACCGCCTAGTCGGCGGCATCCACTACGCGAGCGACATCGAGGCCGGTCGGATCGCCGGCAGCGTGATCGCCGCCACGATCATGACGCGGAGCGACTTCCAGACGGAATTTGCCGCGGCAAGGGCCGAACTGCGAGCAGCGCTCGGCCTGTAG
- a CDS encoding 2,4-dihydroxyhept-2-ene-1,7-dioic acid aldolase, with product MRENRVKTIWQNGGVVVAGACALDSLYAAEVMAHEGFDALIIDTQHAAIDYKDTLAMMQVISATQSTPIVRVGWNTPNLVMRMLDAGAYGVICPMINTRADCEAFVGACLYAPRGYRSYGPIRGGFYGGPDYLDRANDTILPMIQIETAVAVERADEILSVPGLGGIYLGPGDLSITLGLDPRTQMDDTRLWRAIERVLASCVRNKVLPGLYTPNAAWARRAIDLGARLITAGADVGFIRAGAQQSLAAFRAIAG from the coding sequence ATGCGCGAGAACCGCGTCAAGACGATTTGGCAGAATGGCGGCGTGGTCGTCGCCGGCGCCTGTGCGTTGGATAGCCTCTATGCGGCCGAAGTCATGGCCCATGAGGGTTTCGATGCGTTGATCATCGATACCCAGCATGCAGCGATCGACTACAAGGACACGCTGGCGATGATGCAGGTAATATCCGCCACCCAATCGACGCCCATCGTGCGGGTCGGCTGGAACACCCCCAACCTGGTCATGCGGATGCTGGATGCCGGCGCCTACGGCGTCATCTGCCCGATGATCAACACCCGGGCGGATTGTGAGGCATTCGTCGGGGCCTGCCTCTATGCGCCCCGCGGCTATCGGAGCTACGGTCCGATCCGCGGCGGCTTCTATGGCGGGCCCGACTATCTCGATCGGGCCAACGACACGATTCTGCCGATGATCCAGATCGAGACGGCCGTGGCGGTCGAGCGTGCCGATGAGATCCTGAGTGTCCCGGGTCTTGGCGGCATCTATCTCGGTCCCGGCGACCTCTCGATCACGCTTGGCCTCGATCCCCGAACCCAAATGGACGATACGCGGCTCTGGCGAGCGATCGAGCGTGTGCTGGCATCGTGTGTCCGCAACAAGGTGCTGCCAGGCCTCTATACGCCAAATGCGGCTTGGGCGCGGCGTGCGATTGATCTCGGTGCGCGGTTGATCACCGCCGGTGCCGATGTCGGATTTATCCGTGCCGGCGCTCAGCAATCGCTCGCGGCATTTCGCGCCATCGCTGGCTGA
- a CDS encoding PAS domain S-box protein, which produces MSRTLRTLIVDDSADDARLLAYALTRGGFEPELERIDTAEAMTAALQRGPWDIVLCDHQLPRFDIASALALLRQARLDIPFIVVSGVIGEERAIEVMRLGAHDLILKDNLARLVPAIERELSASASRRREAAAAAGLARSNEQLRGFAVNLPGLVYRRVLHPDGRVEYPFVGGNFLTALGVDSDQASKGGIDLRRWLHPEDLEPWNAALARSIKDLQAMSYELRLVLPSGEVRWISSYSRARREEDGRIVWDAVAIDTTERRAAERALDRSRQRFRDIAELASDWIWESDSEHRLTYLSGNPTGKASGDAAGLIRKALWELPGPEGEPRNRPRELARHAPFDDFRLDLVGADSRIHRFSVSGRPIFAVESGTFRGYRGVATDVTAIIEAERKRTEAEAYLRDAVESISEGFVIYDADDRLVTSNAKYAAIYERSVKHSPPGTTFEEIIRRGVAAGEYVEAFGREEEWIQQRLYQHQHPGTDVEQQLANGRWLLITDRRMRNGGIAGLRMDITQRKQADEALRQSEERYRRVVDVLPTAIVVHVDGRIVFANPAAARLFGAESTNRLIGMHALDLVHPDEREDVSNNVERALQNRVPDTLLPIERTILRLDGSTRVVEIIGIPMDYAGKTGVLAAASDITERRVAERERQELQSRFQQSQKMEAVGRLTGGIAHDFNNLLQIVLGNLELARDRCANDATAVGQLDAAIAAGMRGADLIQRLLSFSRQQPLMPTAVDLKQRISGLVPLLRRALGESIDIRHSHEAGLWPVVTDPSQFDNAILNLAINARDAMPGGGWLHIETENSIVDATYAAQRPGLAVGDYARVSMTDCGIGMPPEVLERVFEPFFTTKEPGKGTGLGLSMIYGYANQSGGHLSIYSEVGLGTTVSILLPRSRTDAAASAVIEPAPGLPSRASETILVVEDDPDVRALTLAFLQELGYRTLDAGSAAEALKILGAGHDIDLLLSDVVLPGRESGTELAAQAYALRPDLKVMFMSGYTREAMIHEGRLDPGVVLLHKPFSKHQLVDKVRSVLDSPGPAAPADGSPGSEVC; this is translated from the coding sequence ATGAGTAGAACTTTGCGGACCTTGATCGTCGACGATTCCGCCGATGACGCCCGGCTGCTGGCGTATGCGCTCACCCGCGGCGGCTTCGAGCCTGAGCTGGAGCGCATCGATACGGCGGAGGCTATGACCGCAGCGCTGCAGCGCGGTCCCTGGGACATCGTCCTATGCGACCACCAGCTGCCACGCTTCGACATCGCCTCGGCGCTGGCGCTGCTGCGCCAAGCCCGGCTCGATATACCTTTCATCGTTGTCTCCGGGGTCATCGGCGAGGAACGGGCGATCGAGGTGATGCGCCTCGGCGCTCACGATCTCATCCTCAAAGACAATCTCGCGCGCCTCGTCCCCGCGATCGAGCGCGAGCTGTCCGCCTCGGCCTCGCGGCGGCGCGAGGCGGCCGCGGCAGCCGGACTGGCTCGCAGCAACGAGCAGCTTCGCGGCTTCGCCGTAAACCTTCCGGGGCTGGTCTATCGACGCGTTCTGCATCCTGACGGCAGGGTCGAGTACCCCTTCGTCGGCGGCAATTTCCTGACGGCGCTGGGAGTCGATTCCGACCAGGCGAGCAAGGGCGGCATCGACCTCAGGCGATGGCTGCATCCCGAAGATCTGGAACCCTGGAACGCCGCGCTGGCACGCTCCATCAAAGACCTGCAGGCGATGTCCTATGAGCTGCGGCTGGTGCTGCCAAGCGGCGAGGTGCGTTGGATCAGCAGCTACTCGCGGGCACGGCGCGAAGAAGATGGCCGGATCGTCTGGGATGCGGTTGCGATCGACACCACCGAACGCCGAGCAGCGGAGCGCGCGCTCGACCGAAGCCGGCAGCGCTTTCGCGATATCGCGGAGCTGGCGAGCGATTGGATTTGGGAATCCGATTCCGAGCACCGGCTGACCTATCTCTCCGGCAATCCGACCGGGAAAGCGTCAGGCGATGCCGCGGGCTTGATCCGGAAGGCCCTCTGGGAGCTTCCGGGTCCGGAAGGGGAGCCGCGCAACCGGCCACGCGAGCTCGCGCGCCATGCCCCGTTCGACGACTTCCGGCTGGATCTGGTCGGCGCCGACTCCAGAATTCATCGCTTCAGCGTCAGCGGCCGGCCGATCTTCGCGGTCGAGAGCGGTACGTTTCGCGGCTATCGCGGCGTGGCAACCGACGTGACCGCAATCATCGAGGCCGAGCGCAAGCGCACCGAGGCAGAGGCCTATCTGCGCGATGCGGTCGAGAGCATCTCTGAAGGTTTCGTCATCTACGACGCCGACGACCGTCTGGTTACGAGCAACGCGAAATACGCTGCAATCTACGAGCGGAGCGTCAAGCACAGTCCGCCGGGTACGACGTTCGAGGAGATCATCCGACGCGGTGTTGCGGCAGGCGAATACGTCGAAGCGTTCGGCCGCGAGGAGGAATGGATCCAGCAGCGGCTCTACCAGCACCAGCATCCCGGTACCGACGTGGAGCAGCAGCTCGCCAATGGGCGATGGCTGCTGATCACCGACCGAAGGATGCGGAACGGCGGCATCGCCGGCTTGCGCATGGATATAACCCAGCGCAAGCAGGCGGATGAGGCGCTTCGGCAGAGCGAGGAGCGCTACCGGCGCGTTGTCGACGTGCTGCCCACTGCCATCGTCGTGCATGTCGATGGCCGTATCGTGTTTGCCAATCCCGCCGCAGCGCGCTTGTTCGGGGCGGAGAGCACGAACCGGCTCATTGGCATGCACGCGCTCGACCTCGTGCATCCCGACGAGCGCGAGGACGTGTCGAACAATGTCGAACGCGCTTTGCAGAACCGCGTGCCCGACACGCTCCTGCCCATCGAACGGACCATCCTCAGATTGGACGGATCGACGCGCGTGGTGGAAATCATAGGCATCCCCATGGACTACGCCGGCAAGACGGGTGTGCTGGCTGCCGCCTCGGACATTACCGAACGCCGCGTGGCCGAACGCGAACGCCAGGAGCTGCAATCCAGGTTTCAACAGTCGCAAAAGATGGAAGCCGTCGGCCGGCTGACGGGCGGTATTGCCCACGACTTCAATAACCTGCTCCAGATCGTTCTGGGCAACCTCGAGCTTGCCAGGGATCGCTGCGCAAATGATGCGACGGCGGTGGGCCAGCTCGATGCCGCAATCGCCGCTGGCATGCGCGGGGCCGATCTGATTCAACGCCTGCTTTCGTTCTCCCGTCAGCAGCCGCTGATGCCGACTGCGGTCGATCTCAAGCAGCGGATTTCCGGCTTGGTGCCGCTGCTGAGGCGCGCGCTCGGCGAGTCGATCGACATTCGGCATTCTCACGAGGCTGGCCTGTGGCCCGTGGTGACGGACCCCAGCCAATTCGACAACGCGATCCTCAATCTCGCCATCAATGCGCGCGACGCCATGCCGGGAGGCGGCTGGCTTCACATCGAGACGGAAAATTCCATCGTCGATGCGACCTACGCGGCGCAACGCCCGGGACTCGCTGTCGGCGACTATGCGCGGGTGTCGATGACCGACTGCGGCATCGGGATGCCGCCCGAGGTCCTGGAACGCGTCTTCGAGCCGTTCTTCACGACGAAGGAACCGGGCAAGGGGACCGGGCTCGGCCTCAGCATGATCTACGGATACGCCAACCAATCCGGCGGTCACCTATCGATCTATAGCGAGGTTGGACTGGGCACCACGGTGAGCATTCTCCTCCCGAGAAGCCGCACGGATGCCGCCGCATCGGCCGTCATCGAGCCGGCTCCCGGTCTTCCGAGCCGCGCATCCGAGACGATCCTAGTCGTCGAGGACGATCCGGATGTTCGCGCGCTGACCTTGGCCTTTCTGCAGGAGCTCGGCTACCGGACGTTGGACGCCGGCAGCGCCGCCGAGGCGTTGAAGATTCTCGGCGCCGGCCATGACATCGATCTGCTGCTGAGCGATGTCGTCCTGCCGGGGCGCGAGAGCGGAACGGAGCTTGCGGCGCAAGCGTACGCGTTGCGCCCGGATCTAAAGGTGATGTTCATGTCGGGCTATACCAGGGAAGCCATGATCCACGAAGGCCGGCTCGACCCGGGTGTCGTGCTGCTGCATAAGCCGTTCAGCAAGCATCAGCTCGTCGACAAGGTCCGCTCCGTGCTCGACTCCCCCGGCCCGGCTGCGCCGGCCGATGGCAGCCCGGGCAGCGAAGTCTGTTAG